A stretch of DNA from Thiomicrospira sp. XS5:
TGAAGCACTGTCATAGTGGAAGCATGAGAAGCATTGTTTTAGATAGATTGTACGAAATTGCGCAGGAAAGGCTAAGAAAATACGAGAGGGGGAATACGGCGTTTGAGACGCCGTATTCAGTGCGAAGGATGTGGGATTATCGGTTGTTTCCGTCGCTCATACCTTGGCGGTAGCCCATGCCAGCGCCACCGACCGGTGGGGAGTCTGGCAAGGTAACGCCTTGTTCTTTGGCACGTTCCTGCATTCGGGCGTGGTTTTCAGTACGGATTTGGTTACGTTCTTCTTCCGTTTTGGCATTACGCATTTTTTCACGGTGTTCCGCTCTTTCCTGCGGCGTCATGAGTTGACTGCCGTACATTTGTTGTGGGCCGTCTTGTGCGGCGACGGAAATGGCTGGCAAACCGGATAAGGCCAAAACGCTGGCCAGTGTGGATGCGATAAGTAACTGTTTCATGTGATTGACTCCTTACTGAATAATGAAATGATCTGTATTTCAGCAGAAGGTGTCGTACTTAAGGGGGAGAATCAGTTCAGCAGGATCTGCATAAAATACTTATGAATCATAAAACGTTTTGAAATTTCGGGTCAATCGAAATGCAAGGCGATGGCTAAAAATTACGATGTGTCGCATTTTTACCACGGTGGGTTTCTTTTTTGAACAGGGTGAGGTTGTGGGTTTAGCGGTCTGAGTCTGGGAAATGAGGCCCCCAGGTGGTTTCAATCAAGTGTCGGATAACGGCGGCATCGTTTGGAAAAAGTTCGGGTTGTTCGCAGCTGTCGGTGCATTTGCGTAATGAGAGCATGGCGTAGCCGTGTACTTGCGACCAGGTAGCGGCAATCAACCATTCGGCCTGGGTTTCATCGGGCATCAGTTCCCGGCAGGTTGAGGCTAATGATTCAAAGGTGGCGTTGCCGAGCTCGGTGAGTTCATCAAAGGTTTCCGAATGCCAGTCGAAACGACTGAACATGATGTGAAAGTGTTCCGGGTGGTTTAACGCAAAATGGATATAGGCTTCACCGATACGAAAAAGACGTTCTTTGGCGGTTGGTGCCTTGATGTCGGAAAAAGCCTGGTGCATTTTTTTGAAGCCTTCCTCTGCCAATTGGGCCAGAAGGGCTTCTTTATTGGTGAAGTGCCGATATACGGCCGCGGGGGTGACGTCTACGGTTTTGGCCAGGCCTCGAATGGTCAGCGGCTTGCCCTCTTTAATAAAATGGAGTCCTGCTTTTAACAGGGCTTGTTTGAGGTTGCCATGGTGGTAATGCGCCACAGAGGCTCCTTTGAGCAAGGTTGAAAAAACTAAAGTTAACGATGTTTACATTTTAGTTGTTGTGTTTATAATGTCAATTGTTAACAGTGTTTACATTAGATTGGATTAGATCTCAGCCAGTTTTGGAGTAACGGATGTCAAAGAAGATTCTCATGCTTTATGGTCACCCGAAAGAGGATAGCTTATGCTGTGCCTTGGCCGAAGCTTATGCGGATGCCGCGGAAATGCAAGGGTATGATGTGAATTGGCTGAACCTGTTTGAATTGGATTTCGACAGCACTCCTAATGGCCTGGAAAATCCAGAAGGCCTTGAGCCTGATATTCGTCAGGCGCAGGCGCTGTTACAAAGCAGCGATCATTTCGTATTGGTGTACCCGATCTGGTGGGGCGGGATGCCGGCCAAGGTAAAAGGTTTTCTGGACCGGACGTTTTCCAGCGGCGTGGCGTTTCGTTATACCGAGAAAGGACGTTTGTTGCCGTTGTTGAAAGGCAAAACCGCAGATATTCTTAATACGTGCGATACGCCGAAAATCGCTCAGTGGTATTTTTTGGCCGGAGACCGCTTACAGATGAAACGGGCCGTGATGGGGTTTTGCGGGGTCAAAGTGCGCCATCACCGCCGTTTTGGCGCGGTGATTGGCAGTGATGCGGCACAACGCTCACGCTGGATTAAACAGGCCGGGCAACTGGCAAAATCCTTATAGACCGGTCAATCGTTTTGCAGGCGCTTGCCGTTCGGATTCGGGCGCATGGTCAGCAGGTTTTCCACCGCGTGTTGGTCGTAGCCCTGACGTAAAGCGTATTGCGCCAGTTGATTGGCGCGCTGTTGCAACTCGACTGGGTCGACGCCGTTTTCAATGGCTTCTTCCAAACACCCGGACAGCATTTCCAACGTATCGACTTCTTCTTCGTCCTCTCGTAACCCCGTGTCGTTTAATCGGGCTAGATTGAGGTCGAAGCAGTCCAAAAGCTGGCGGGCTTTTAGGGTTTGTTTGATGTCAATGACGTCGTGATCATTAGGAGAATTCATCGATTCCATCTGGTTCCTCCGCGGGTTTTGAACCGGCACCGTTTTATATTAGCGGTTTTTGGCAGAGTGGTAAATGCAATCGTCTCTTGAAAAGGCGTGTGAATGGCCTTATCTTACCTTTCAAAGAGAGTGGAATCGAATTCCACTGGATAAGAATCTGAGTGAATGTTATGGCGCGTTTTTTGAAATGGTTGGGCTTGATAATGGTGGTGGTCGGTGTGGTGGCCGTTATTTGGGCATTGCGTGAGACATTCCGTGAAACGGGCGTGCCTGTCGTGCCTGACAAGCCAGACACGGTTGAAGCCGTCGCGCCGGTGAAAGCGCCGGACAGCATGGGTGACGCGCCGACGCAAGAGGAAACGGATGCGCGGTTGAACTTAAGATTGCCGGCAAAAAATACCGTGCCCTCGCATGAGGGGCCGCAAATGAAAGCCGCCGATATTCCGTTGAAAGAGCCGGAGAAAGCACCGTCCATCAACGATTTATTGCCGGATAACCCCATCGAAAAACGGGTGTTTAATTACAGCTATGAAGGCGAGGATAAGGACAACGAAGATAAATATAACGTTAAACTCGGCGTTCAGGATGAGGATGTGAAGGTCAATGTCGGTGTTGGGGTGCAAACCGGTGAAAAGCGCACAGATTTGAATTCCATCGATATTGAAATGAAACTACCGGAATCATCCAAATAAACCAGGCCTGGCTATTTTGGGAATGACGGTTTTTGCGCGGCACTTAATCTGACAAAATCCTGAATCCGACTCGCGCCGGTTTCTTTTTGCCTTATGCTATGCTAGGGTGCTCATCTGTACTTCTGAAAATACTCGACTAAGGACACACTATGCGATTGACTTTCTCCCTTTCCAGATTTGCTTCGGTCATGGCCCTGGCGGCTTCCATCTCGCTTGGCGGCCAGGCGATGGCTCAGCCGCCGATGCCGCATAGTGGTGGCGGAGCCATGCCGCAACTGACTGAAGAACAAAAGCAATTGATGATGGAAGTCCAGCAAACCCAACAGCAATTGCAGAAAACTCAGCAGCAATTGCGAGCGATTCAAGATCAGGTTTATCAATCCAGCCCGGAGTTGGTCAAACAAAAAGAAGCATTGCAACAAGCGATTTCGAAAAAAATGTCTTCCGGCGGTTATGACGCGGATAAAGAGCTGAAAGAATTGAAGGCGATGGTCGCGAAATACAATAATGGCCAGGAAAAACCGACGCAAGCCGAAATTCAAGATTTCCAAAAACGTCAACAAGACTTTCAAATGCGTCAGCAGCAAGCATTCCAAGACCCGGATATCCGCGCGAAAGCCGAAGCCTTGCAACAAAACCTGAAATCAAAGATTGAAGCTTCTGGTCCAAAGGGCAAAGCTTTGATTGAAAGCTTGGAAAAACAAATCAAAAAATTGGAATCATTACGTGCCAAGGCGGCAACAATGATGAAGAAATAAGTTTCTTCGTATTGAAACGTAATGTTTTAGCAATCCTCTGCAAATTTCCGTTAAACTAACGCATATTAAAACGTGCGTTACCGGCATGTATCAGACATTCAAATAGCGACTGACTATTAAGCGTGGCATGCCGGTGTAACTCCCTGAAGTTCAAACGGAAATTCTCTATGTCTAAAAAAACATTGTTTCTGGCGATTTGTTGCATCTCTGCAAGTTTTCTCTCCACGGCCCAGGCGGCCGACACCAACGCCAAACCGAAACGTCCTTTGCCCAGTGTGGTGGTGCAAACGGTCGACACCAAAAATGTTTCCCCTGAAATCAAACAGTCCGGCCGAGTCGAAGCGATTCAAACCGTGGATTTGCGTGCCCGTGTGGAAGGTTTTTTGTTAAAGCGTAATTTCGTGGAAGGCTCGATGGTGAAGGAGGGAGACGTGCTTTTCAATATCGAAAAAGACACTTACCAAATTGCTTTGAAAGAACGTGAAGCCGATTTGATGAGCGCGAAAGCAACGTTGAAAAACAACGCGGCCGATTTGGAACGTAAAAAAGACATGTTGAGAAAGGATTT
This window harbors:
- a CDS encoding TetR/AcrR family transcriptional regulator — encoded protein: MAHYHHGNLKQALLKAGLHFIKEGKPLTIRGLAKTVDVTPAAVYRHFTNKEALLAQLAEEGFKKMHQAFSDIKAPTAKERLFRIGEAYIHFALNHPEHFHIMFSRFDWHSETFDELTELGNATFESLASTCRELMPDETQAEWLIAATWSQVHGYAMLSLRKCTDSCEQPELFPNDAAVIRHLIETTWGPHFPDSDR
- a CDS encoding NAD(P)H-dependent oxidoreductase — translated: MSKKILMLYGHPKEDSLCCALAEAYADAAEMQGYDVNWLNLFELDFDSTPNGLENPEGLEPDIRQAQALLQSSDHFVLVYPIWWGGMPAKVKGFLDRTFSSGVAFRYTEKGRLLPLLKGKTADILNTCDTPKIAQWYFLAGDRLQMKRAVMGFCGVKVRHHRRFGAVIGSDAAQRSRWIKQAGQLAKSL